A genomic segment from Actinomyces lilanjuaniae encodes:
- a CDS encoding SGNH/GDSL hydrolase family protein yields MPTVLPRPMPGLLTLLAVLSILSMMLLPAAPAPAAVPAAPVSGQPVQPDTDNGDLLLPQGAYVALGDSYASGFGVAPYAPGTDVEDGNRCQRSTSAYAHLVSQRTGTELVFRACSGARTADFYQDNAAWEESAQLDALSVDTDLVTFSVGGNDAGFAEVLGECLSRAQQGDRGPCSTDEQLVSRVGSAIDALRGTGAREGTYSYDTLLSDVAARAPRAQVVVVGYPHMFPAQGAEGSAGRCEGVLAPDQRWIVERTDELNDVIRQAAQRHGMVFVDPSQTFAGHELCSSQPWFYGVSSQGQFHPTAEGHQAVADDIVEALEALEAARFQAG; encoded by the coding sequence ATGCCTACGGTGCTGCCTCGCCCGATGCCGGGACTGCTGACACTCCTGGCCGTTCTGTCCATTCTGTCCATGATGCTTCTTCCGGCCGCGCCCGCGCCTGCGGCTGTACCGGCTGCGCCCGTGTCCGGGCAGCCGGTACAGCCTGATACCGATAACGGCGACCTCCTCCTTCCGCAGGGAGCCTACGTGGCCCTCGGCGACTCCTACGCCTCCGGTTTCGGGGTGGCTCCTTACGCTCCGGGCACCGACGTCGAGGACGGCAACAGGTGTCAGCGCTCCACCTCGGCCTACGCTCACCTGGTCTCCCAGCGCACTGGGACCGAGCTGGTCTTCCGTGCCTGCAGCGGCGCCCGGACTGCGGACTTCTATCAGGACAACGCCGCGTGGGAGGAGTCGGCCCAGCTTGACGCTCTGAGTGTGGACACGGACCTGGTGACCTTCTCCGTCGGCGGTAACGACGCGGGGTTTGCCGAGGTGCTGGGCGAGTGTCTCAGCCGGGCACAGCAAGGCGATCGTGGCCCGTGCAGCACCGATGAGCAGCTTGTCTCCAGGGTCGGCTCCGCCATTGACGCCCTGCGGGGCACGGGCGCGCGCGAGGGCACCTACAGCTATGACACGCTGTTGAGTGACGTCGCAGCCCGGGCACCCCGGGCACAGGTTGTCGTCGTCGGCTACCCGCACATGTTCCCTGCCCAGGGCGCCGAGGGCAGTGCGGGACGGTGCGAGGGCGTCCTCGCACCGGACCAGCGCTGGATAGTGGAGCGGACTGACGAGCTCAACGACGTCATCAGGCAGGCCGCACAGCGCCACGGCATGGTCTTTGTGGACCCGTCGCAGACCTTTGCCGGGCACGAGCTGTGCTCTTCGCAGCCGTGGTTCTACGGGGTCTCCTCCCAGGGCCAGTTCCACCCCACCGCTGAGGGCCACCAGGCGGTCGCAGACGACATCGTGGAGGCCCTGGAAGCCTTGGAGGCCGCACGTTTCCAGGCCGGGTGA
- a CDS encoding ACP S-malonyltransferase: protein MKYDYIVAAPGQGSQKPGVLDGWMDRSRTARRQVEEWSSRCGVNLIDASRDDEKLKDTAFAQPVIVAASLLSVRQTVRYLGTSSEVILFAGHSVGELAAAAAAGYITDADAVFLACVRGAAMSAACTEPRTGMAAVMPARRDPASDEEIQQTIHDAGLEIANWNGCHQYVAAGRYERIKALAEQEHNGVRVVTLPVAGAFHTSTMEPVVTVFEKALSDTEFRDAGTALVGNGDGEVVTKAADVRSRLLTQVTSPVRWDLCMRTLNKQAKDATFIELAPRGPLTRLYRGTYPDTTCVPVSRPEDLAVFNMLG, encoded by the coding sequence GTGAAATACGACTACATAGTAGCAGCGCCGGGGCAGGGCTCGCAGAAGCCGGGGGTCCTCGACGGGTGGATGGACCGCTCTCGCACGGCACGGCGGCAGGTAGAGGAGTGGTCGTCGCGCTGCGGCGTCAACCTCATCGACGCCAGCCGGGACGACGAGAAGCTCAAGGACACCGCGTTCGCCCAGCCTGTGATCGTCGCGGCCTCCCTGCTGTCCGTGCGTCAGACGGTCCGGTACCTGGGGACGTCGTCCGAGGTCATCCTCTTTGCGGGCCACTCGGTAGGAGAGCTAGCAGCCGCTGCGGCGGCGGGGTACATCACCGACGCCGACGCCGTGTTCCTGGCCTGCGTGCGAGGAGCAGCCATGTCAGCGGCGTGCACCGAGCCCCGTACCGGGATGGCGGCAGTTATGCCGGCCCGCCGCGACCCCGCCTCTGACGAGGAGATCCAGCAGACCATCCACGATGCCGGACTGGAGATCGCCAACTGGAACGGGTGCCACCAGTACGTCGCCGCGGGCCGCTACGAGCGGATCAAGGCCCTGGCGGAGCAGGAGCACAACGGAGTCCGGGTGGTCACTCTCCCGGTGGCCGGAGCGTTCCACACCTCCACCATGGAGCCGGTCGTGACCGTGTTCGAGAAGGCCCTGAGCGACACGGAGTTCCGTGACGCTGGCACGGCGCTGGTCGGCAACGGGGACGGCGAGGTCGTCACCAAGGCAGCCGACGTACGCTCGCGCCTGCTGACGCAGGTGACGTCACCGGTACGCTGGGACCTGTGCATGCGCACGCTGAACAAGCAGGCGAAGGACGCCACCTTCATCGAGCTGGCGCCCCGTGGCCCCCTGACCCGGCTCTATCGCGGGACCTACCCTGACACCACCTGCGTGCCCGTCAGTCGGCCGGAGGACCTGGCCGTCTTCAACATGCTGGGCTGA
- a CDS encoding SDR family oxidoreductase, producing MTEESAGPARSAFVTGASRGLGAAIAKDLAAQGYRVVGTARNPAEDVVDGVSFVACDVTDPESIRSAVARARDLVGTIDIVVTSAGIMHDGPLVSLPQEAVDDVITTNLLGSVNVARETLGDMMMNQWGRLVFVGSVVAMWGSPGQVNYGASKGGLVGAARSLAWELGRFGVTVNVVLPGLIDTGMAANVSAKRHKELMAGTPMRRPGRPEEVTSLVSYLVSEGAGYITGASIPVSGGAGMGL from the coding sequence ATGACGGAGGAGTCAGCAGGGCCCGCACGGTCCGCGTTCGTCACTGGCGCCAGTCGAGGGCTTGGCGCCGCCATCGCCAAGGACCTGGCCGCTCAGGGGTACCGCGTGGTCGGCACCGCACGAAACCCCGCCGAGGACGTCGTTGACGGCGTCTCGTTCGTGGCCTGCGACGTCACGGACCCCGAGTCCATCCGCAGCGCGGTCGCCCGGGCCCGCGACCTCGTGGGCACGATAGACATCGTGGTGACCAGTGCGGGAATCATGCACGACGGTCCGCTCGTCTCCCTCCCCCAGGAGGCCGTGGACGACGTCATCACCACCAACCTGCTCGGCTCAGTCAACGTAGCCCGAGAGACTCTGGGCGACATGATGATGAACCAGTGGGGGCGCCTAGTGTTCGTGGGCTCCGTGGTCGCCATGTGGGGGTCCCCGGGACAGGTCAACTACGGCGCCTCGAAGGGCGGGCTGGTAGGGGCCGCGAGGTCGCTGGCCTGGGAGCTGGGGAGGTTCGGCGTCACTGTCAACGTCGTCCTGCCAGGCCTGATCGACACGGGCATGGCGGCCAACGTCTCCGCCAAGCGCCACAAGGAGCTGATGGCGGGTACGCCGATGCGTCGTCCTGGCAGGCCGGAGGAGGTGACCTCCCTGGTGTCCTACCTGGTCTCGGAGGGAGCCGGCTACATCACCGGAGCGTCGATTCCCGTCAGCGGCGGCGCCGGAATGGGGCTGTGA
- a CDS encoding HAD-IA family hydrolase produces MTLAIWTDFRGVLTVPLSEGLARYCQDKPFTPRQLGACLAALANRHGCPDGMAVLDSGVLTEREWLDEISGLLSQQFGITGSFSGMAEEWWSDRRLNHQWLQFLQERRQAGDFVAVMSNLPPEWRGRFEEFLPWHDLFDAVIVSCEVGARKPESDIFREAERVSRVPGRSSVLVDDITANVQGARDAGWNAVVGGGDATDASIAYIEELVSLRSGLQEGQHS; encoded by the coding sequence ATGACTCTCGCCATATGGACAGACTTCCGGGGCGTACTCACCGTCCCCCTGTCTGAGGGGCTCGCGCGCTACTGCCAGGACAAGCCCTTCACACCCCGGCAACTGGGCGCCTGCCTAGCGGCTCTGGCCAACAGGCACGGCTGCCCGGACGGGATGGCTGTCCTGGACTCAGGCGTGCTGACCGAGCGCGAGTGGCTCGACGAGATCTCCGGCCTGCTGTCCCAGCAGTTCGGTATTACCGGCAGCTTCTCCGGGATGGCTGAGGAGTGGTGGTCTGACAGGAGGCTCAACCACCAGTGGCTTCAGTTCCTTCAGGAACGCAGGCAGGCCGGGGACTTCGTCGCAGTCATGTCCAACCTCCCGCCCGAGTGGCGGGGCCGCTTCGAGGAGTTCCTGCCCTGGCACGACCTCTTTGACGCGGTGATCGTGTCCTGCGAGGTGGGCGCCAGGAAGCCCGAGTCCGACATCTTCAGGGAGGCGGAGCGTGTCAGCCGGGTCCCGGGACGCAGCAGCGTGCTCGTCGACGACATCACCGCCAATGTCCAGGGAGCCAGGGACGCTGGCTGGAACGCCGTCGTCGGCGGAGGCGACGCCACCGACGCCAGCATCGCGTATATAGAAGAACTCGTCAGCCTGCGCAGCGGGCTGCAGGAAGGACAGCACTCATGA
- a CDS encoding AfsA-related hotdog domain-containing protein: MAPQAATVAPQNLVHRQHEQEVLVSAPTRLEDGLYESAPGPGEPSPYYQDHPHSYWADVLFLAELGRQAGMSAGHAYAGLSLGTAFFFNSVMVEILDLPRLNDLRDRPRVRTRQEVLATRKDGTPRQLVFSQEIIDPANVPLARTKMEVQGLQAAKYEEIRRYQRGGSQPPQTSTVEVQAAPGAHVLPSPLLGREDRSNVVVSDLECGPGRSHARLSPDFANTSLFDHDYDHYPAMVLIEAGRQVTVGSASGGSGFPVVTRVSATFPGFAELDAVTTVSAQECASRFEVSVEQNGSAVSSMQMAVEWLR, from the coding sequence ATGGCACCACAGGCAGCAACGGTCGCCCCCCAGAACCTGGTCCACCGTCAGCACGAGCAGGAGGTGCTCGTCTCAGCTCCCACCAGGCTGGAGGACGGGCTGTACGAGAGCGCACCGGGTCCGGGGGAGCCGTCTCCCTACTACCAGGACCACCCGCACTCGTACTGGGCGGACGTCCTGTTCCTGGCCGAGCTCGGCAGGCAGGCGGGAATGAGCGCCGGCCACGCCTACGCAGGGCTCTCGCTGGGAACCGCGTTCTTCTTCAACTCGGTCATGGTGGAGATCCTCGACCTGCCCAGGCTCAACGACCTGAGGGACAGGCCCCGGGTCCGCACCCGTCAGGAGGTCCTAGCCACCCGTAAGGACGGCACACCCCGGCAGCTGGTCTTCTCCCAGGAGATCATCGACCCTGCCAACGTGCCCCTGGCCCGGACCAAAATGGAGGTCCAGGGCCTCCAGGCCGCCAAGTACGAGGAGATACGCAGGTACCAGCGGGGCGGGTCGCAGCCGCCCCAGACGTCCACCGTCGAGGTCCAGGCCGCTCCCGGTGCGCACGTTCTGCCGAGCCCGCTGCTGGGACGGGAGGACCGCAGCAACGTCGTCGTCTCCGACCTGGAGTGCGGCCCGGGACGCTCGCACGCAAGGCTGTCGCCGGACTTCGCCAACACCAGCCTCTTCGACCACGACTACGATCACTACCCCGCCATGGTCCTCATCGAGGCCGGTCGGCAGGTGACGGTAGGTTCCGCGTCGGGAGGAAGCGGGTTTCCTGTCGTCACCCGGGTGAGTGCGACGTTCCCGGGGTTCGCCGAGCTCGACGCAGTCACGACCGTCTCAGCACAGGAGTGCGCCAGCCGCTTCGAGGTGTCCGTGGAGCAGAACGGCTCTGCCGTCTCCTCCATGCAGATGGCCGTGGAGTGGTTACGATGA
- a CDS encoding beta-ketoacyl synthase N-terminal-like domain-containing protein, producing MAAPEMQISECAVLTAAGNSMDTLTEAIGRPLGSRAPLELGAIPDPEVYEEVPGRVAAVPDFRIEDYVPRRGTRSLDRMTRLGIAASVLLRRQMEERRDITADSWHETGISLGTSAGSLRSNVDLTLDVIRGHGADLINPKVFPNSTMNCCASQVAIWNDFHGPNATVANGTISALSALRYASRLMSLGHCSRMLVGSVEELSPQRAWGTRLSGRIDSEVVIGESATLFSLEPAGASPSPVATVTGCEVAFCPISADGARSEALRRVVDRVCSQPEDVDLVVPGATGTVWQFSEERSLEHVTGRRLDVRRSVGDCGAGTSGVQVAAALGCAGPGDHVLLTSMDESGVVAAAMLQMCPS from the coding sequence ATGGCAGCCCCTGAGATGCAGATCAGCGAGTGCGCGGTCCTGACGGCGGCCGGAAACAGCATGGACACGCTCACCGAGGCCATCGGTCGGCCGCTGGGCAGCCGTGCGCCGCTAGAGCTCGGCGCGATCCCCGACCCGGAGGTGTATGAGGAGGTCCCAGGACGCGTGGCCGCAGTCCCGGACTTCCGCATTGAGGACTACGTCCCCCGGCGCGGCACGAGGAGCCTTGACCGCATGACACGGCTAGGCATCGCAGCCAGTGTCCTGCTGAGGCGCCAGATGGAGGAGCGGCGTGACATCACTGCCGACTCCTGGCACGAGACGGGAATCTCCCTGGGGACGAGTGCAGGCAGCCTGAGGAGCAACGTCGACCTCACCCTCGACGTGATCCGCGGGCACGGGGCGGACCTGATCAACCCCAAGGTCTTCCCGAACAGCACCATGAACTGCTGCGCGAGCCAGGTCGCGATCTGGAACGACTTCCACGGACCCAACGCCACGGTGGCTAACGGCACCATCAGCGCCCTGTCCGCCCTGCGGTACGCCTCGCGGCTCATGTCCCTGGGGCACTGCTCCCGGATGCTGGTCGGCAGCGTCGAGGAGCTCTCACCCCAGCGAGCCTGGGGAACACGCCTGAGCGGCAGGATCGACAGCGAGGTGGTTATCGGAGAGTCGGCCACCCTGTTCAGCCTGGAGCCTGCGGGGGCGTCACCGAGCCCGGTGGCGACAGTCACCGGTTGCGAGGTGGCCTTCTGCCCCATCTCCGCCGACGGGGCCCGGTCTGAGGCCCTTCGGCGGGTGGTGGACCGAGTGTGCAGTCAGCCCGAGGACGTGGACCTGGTAGTCCCCGGAGCCACCGGCACGGTCTGGCAGTTCAGCGAGGAGCGCTCGCTGGAGCACGTCACCGGCCGTCGCCTTGACGTGCGACGCTCCGTGGGCGACTGCGGCGCCGGGACCTCTGGCGTCCAGGTAGCCGCCGCCCTGGGGTGCGCCGGGCCGGGTGACCACGTCCTGCTCACCAGCATGGACGAGTCGGGGGTGGTGGCCGCCGCCATGCTCCAGATGTGCCCCTCATGA
- a CDS encoding beta-ketoacyl-[acyl-carrier-protein] synthase family protein: protein MSRSRRVVVTGLGPVSSIGIGAEEFRALLFAGESGISPVESFDSSVFQATLAGEVKNFDPADIVENINPRRWGRTAQLAAAAARLAARDAGLDLDQETRLRTGVVIGTTNGESQALDELTVQWHERGPGCMAPTVVRQIPAGNIAAAVATELQVEGDVMCLPTACSAANYAIGSAADSIATGSADVMLAGGADSVNRTTHAGFMSLGAIAKKLPQPFDADRSGIVTAEGGAVLVLEELSHALRRGAPIYAEVLGYGLNCDAHHIVHPDATSISECIRRTLAQADITPDDVDYICAHGTGTPTNDVTEVSATRMVYGDNHPPVSSIKSMLGHTMGAASGFGAIACCQAIQIQKLPPTTNLKTVDPELGEGIDFVAGSSRPARVRTALNHGFAFGGNNAITVFSEFHEDSTDKEV from the coding sequence ATGAGTCGCAGCAGACGAGTCGTCGTCACCGGGCTCGGCCCGGTGAGCAGCATCGGTATCGGGGCGGAGGAGTTCCGCGCCCTGCTGTTCGCGGGAGAGAGCGGCATCTCCCCCGTGGAGTCCTTCGACAGCAGCGTCTTCCAGGCGACGCTGGCGGGCGAGGTGAAGAACTTCGACCCAGCGGACATCGTCGAGAACATCAACCCCCGTCGGTGGGGACGTACCGCACAGCTGGCCGCAGCGGCCGCCAGGCTGGCGGCACGCGACGCAGGGCTCGACCTCGACCAGGAGACAAGGCTGAGAACAGGCGTCGTCATCGGGACGACCAACGGCGAGTCACAGGCCCTGGACGAACTGACCGTCCAGTGGCACGAACGTGGTCCGGGATGCATGGCACCAACCGTCGTGCGCCAGATCCCGGCTGGCAACATTGCTGCCGCCGTGGCCACAGAGCTCCAGGTCGAGGGTGACGTCATGTGCCTGCCGACCGCCTGCTCGGCCGCCAACTACGCCATCGGCTCAGCCGCCGACAGTATTGCGACCGGCAGTGCGGACGTCATGCTGGCCGGGGGTGCCGACTCCGTCAACCGCACGACGCACGCCGGGTTCATGAGCCTGGGCGCTATCGCCAAGAAGCTGCCGCAGCCCTTTGACGCTGACCGCTCAGGCATCGTGACCGCTGAGGGCGGCGCGGTGCTGGTCCTGGAGGAGCTCAGCCACGCCCTGCGGCGGGGAGCACCGATCTATGCCGAGGTGCTGGGCTACGGTCTCAACTGCGACGCCCACCACATCGTGCACCCTGACGCCACGAGCATCTCGGAGTGCATCAGGCGCACCCTCGCACAGGCCGACATCACCCCGGACGACGTCGACTATATCTGCGCCCACGGCACAGGCACTCCGACCAACGACGTCACCGAAGTCTCGGCCACCCGCATGGTCTACGGAGACAACCACCCCCCGGTCAGCTCCATCAAGTCCATGCTCGGGCACACCATGGGTGCTGCCAGCGGGTTCGGTGCGATTGCCTGCTGCCAGGCCATCCAGATCCAGAAGCTGCCGCCCACGACCAACCTGAAGACGGTTGACCCTGAGCTCGGAGAGGGAATCGACTTTGTCGCTGGCAGCTCGCGCCCGGCACGGGTGCGGACCGCGCTCAACCACGGATTCGCCTTCGGCGGAAACAACGCGATAACCGTCTTCTCAGAGTTCCACGAGGACTCGACGGACAAGGAGGTGTGA
- a CDS encoding acyl carrier protein: MTSSTSSEIRDAISEIVVEELELDIEVAELDPHADLIDEYGADSLGLIQVLAQINKTLGIRVPREEAADLRTLDLLVAKTVQLQAEQGADK; the protein is encoded by the coding sequence ATGACAAGTAGTACCAGCAGCGAGATCCGCGACGCCATCAGCGAAATCGTCGTCGAGGAGCTCGAGCTTGATATCGAGGTTGCCGAGCTGGACCCGCACGCGGACCTCATCGACGAGTACGGCGCCGACTCCCTGGGTCTGATCCAGGTCCTGGCGCAGATCAACAAGACCCTCGGCATCCGCGTGCCGCGGGAGGAGGCGGCCGACCTGCGCACGCTCGACCTGCTCGTGGCAAAGACGGTCCAGCTGCAGGCCGAGCAGGGCGCCGACAAATGA
- a CDS encoding FAD-dependent oxidoreductase gives MSSDTLIIGGGPSGLTAGCCLAERGQSVRIIRKHPLLTSQSRATVLWPKALEVLDPFGIVDKLRPLGDVINSLSYYSDGRQIGTLSTRLLEGTRFNYALGISQHNVETALTEVFTARGGVIEDAEVTDLTQDEGSVLLTIRSFDGTVRQERAEHCVVADGARSLGREKLGLRMEDLRDTVEFQIADVRAEGLPRDEAFYWWSRHGAMAVAPHDKTTFRLAYPAVKGTPAPDTVSTQYLESLLDQRGPSNPGRHVTQLITAANFVARFAVVDQFAKGRCYLAGDAAHVMAPTGAQNMNAGMLDAVCASRFIMGDIEPVDSGTPLAQLYDKMRRASIDKVFDTALGHARDGAAMTPESIAERDARYALLENTDAARARLTRMSQLDIEA, from the coding sequence TTGAGCTCAGACACACTTATCATTGGTGGAGGACCCTCCGGACTCACAGCCGGGTGCTGCCTGGCCGAGCGCGGGCAGAGCGTCAGGATCATCCGAAAGCACCCCCTGCTGACCAGCCAGTCCCGCGCCACGGTCCTGTGGCCCAAGGCGCTGGAGGTCCTGGATCCGTTCGGTATCGTAGACAAGCTCCGGCCCCTGGGAGACGTCATCAACAGCCTCTCCTACTACTCCGACGGCCGTCAGATCGGCACACTCAGCACCCGGCTGCTGGAAGGCACGCGGTTCAACTATGCGCTGGGTATCTCCCAGCACAACGTCGAGACAGCCCTGACCGAGGTCTTCACGGCCCGAGGCGGAGTCATTGAGGACGCCGAAGTCACCGACCTCACGCAGGACGAGGGCTCAGTGCTCCTGACTATCCGCTCCTTTGACGGAACCGTGCGCCAGGAGCGAGCCGAGCACTGCGTGGTCGCTGACGGTGCCAGGAGCCTAGGCCGGGAGAAGCTCGGTCTGCGTATGGAGGACCTGCGTGACACCGTCGAGTTCCAGATCGCGGACGTCAGGGCTGAAGGGCTCCCCCGCGACGAGGCCTTCTACTGGTGGTCTCGGCACGGGGCCATGGCCGTGGCTCCCCACGACAAGACGACCTTCCGTCTGGCCTATCCTGCCGTCAAGGGGACTCCGGCACCGGACACGGTATCGACGCAGTACCTGGAGTCCCTGCTGGACCAGCGAGGTCCGTCCAACCCGGGCAGGCACGTCACGCAGCTGATCACAGCGGCAAACTTTGTCGCCCGGTTCGCCGTCGTAGACCAGTTTGCCAAGGGGCGCTGCTACTTGGCGGGAGACGCCGCCCACGTCATGGCGCCTACCGGTGCCCAGAACATGAACGCCGGAATGCTGGACGCCGTGTGCGCCAGCAGGTTCATCATGGGCGACATCGAGCCCGTTGACTCAGGTACTCCCCTGGCACAGCTCTACGACAAGATGCGCCGCGCCAGCATCGACAAGGTGTTCGACACCGCGCTCGGGCACGCCAGGGACGGCGCAGCCATGACCCCCGAGAGCATTGCCGAGCGAGACGCCAGGTACGCGCTCCTGGAGAACACGGACGCGGCGCGGGCGCGGCTCACCCGTATGTCTCAGCTCGACATCGAGGCGTGA
- a CDS encoding MFS transporter, with protein sequence MTAEQVTTETRYHFPPAGQAVLLLAAAMTTIDSFIVNVSLPSIQSSLNADASRSQFVISGYTLVYALLLVFGGRSGDRRGRRRMLEIGTVGFTAASLVCGLAPSIEVLIAARVVQGAFAALILPQILSTIQTALVEPAKTRVLSYYAAIGGLAAAIGQLLGGVLVWANIGGLSWRLIFLINLPLGVLVFFGARAWAPETMSDKPDDNDLGGTILFGAAVLALLIPLSLGTQVSWAPWTWVLGAVSLVLLAALWRYEMRIEGNDRAALIPPSLLRVTTMRRGLLVLGSGFMMFGGYLFVFALSMQDGNSMTPLESGMSMAPMALGQFWGAMQAPKLIGRIGVRTLQVGGLAQGLGAAAVILPAYLYWPHMHFYHLLLGMFLIGLGNGLFVPVIYRTVLAAIPPQRVGLGSGLITTVQQTTVAMGVAALGAVFSIATTMQAGFIWVLGIFVTVAILYIMFGARIDANPGNKQAR encoded by the coding sequence ATGACAGCAGAGCAAGTCACGACGGAGACCAGATACCACTTCCCCCCGGCAGGCCAGGCAGTTCTTCTCCTGGCTGCGGCAATGACGACGATCGACTCCTTCATCGTCAACGTGTCCCTTCCCTCCATCCAGTCCTCTCTTAACGCGGACGCCTCACGGTCCCAGTTCGTGATCAGCGGATACACGCTTGTCTACGCGCTCTTACTGGTGTTTGGCGGGCGCTCAGGAGACCGCAGAGGCCGCCGCAGAATGCTGGAGATAGGAACCGTGGGATTCACGGCAGCCTCCCTGGTCTGCGGGCTGGCTCCGTCCATTGAGGTGCTCATCGCCGCCCGCGTGGTTCAGGGCGCCTTCGCGGCACTGATACTTCCACAGATCCTGTCCACCATCCAGACTGCCTTGGTCGAGCCAGCCAAGACCAGAGTCCTCAGCTACTACGCAGCGATAGGCGGGCTCGCAGCAGCCATCGGGCAGCTCCTCGGAGGAGTCCTGGTATGGGCCAACATAGGCGGGCTGAGCTGGAGACTCATCTTCCTCATTAACCTGCCCCTGGGAGTTCTCGTGTTCTTCGGCGCCCGCGCCTGGGCACCGGAGACGATGTCTGACAAGCCCGACGACAACGACCTGGGCGGTACCATCCTGTTCGGAGCCGCCGTCCTGGCCCTGCTTATCCCCCTGAGCCTGGGTACCCAGGTCTCCTGGGCCCCGTGGACCTGGGTGCTAGGGGCCGTCTCGTTGGTCCTCCTCGCCGCCCTATGGAGGTACGAGATGCGGATCGAGGGCAACGACCGCGCAGCGCTCATCCCGCCCTCGCTCCTGCGCGTGACCACTATGCGCCGGGGCCTCCTGGTGCTGGGAAGCGGGTTCATGATGTTCGGGGGCTACCTCTTCGTGTTCGCCCTCTCCATGCAGGACGGCAACAGCATGACCCCCCTAGAGTCAGGAATGTCCATGGCACCCATGGCGCTGGGGCAGTTCTGGGGAGCGATGCAGGCGCCAAAGTTGATCGGCCGCATCGGTGTACGCACGCTCCAGGTCGGAGGCCTGGCCCAGGGGCTCGGCGCCGCCGCCGTCATCCTGCCCGCCTACCTGTACTGGCCCCACATGCACTTCTATCATCTCCTTCTGGGAATGTTCCTCATCGGGCTCGGAAACGGCCTCTTTGTCCCTGTCATCTACCGGACCGTGCTGGCAGCCATCCCGCCGCAGCGCGTCGGTCTCGGGAGCGGGCTGATTACCACGGTCCAGCAGACGACCGTTGCCATGGGAGTAGCAGCCCTGGGGGCCGTGTTCTCCATCGCCACCACCATGCAAGCCGGATTTATCTGGGTTCTGGGAATCTTCGTCACCGTCGCCATCCTCTACATTATGTTTGGCGCACGCATTGACGCCAACCCGGGTAACAAGCAGGCTCGCTAG
- a CDS encoding acyl-CoA thioesterase has product MSNSIAEETRAAKTGDPDPVEVALRWSDVDQYGHINNCAIMRLLEEARLRWLHRSGYFKDIAAVVASHQVTYLRPLYYSEEPALVTVAPILVRRGSFDLRHVIRDAGESEVARATTRLVLIDLETQRPQSLPDGLSSFLGSRI; this is encoded by the coding sequence GTGAGCAATAGTATCGCTGAGGAGACGCGCGCAGCCAAAACAGGCGACCCAGACCCCGTTGAGGTGGCTCTTCGCTGGTCCGACGTAGACCAGTACGGCCACATAAATAACTGCGCTATTATGCGTCTCCTTGAGGAGGCACGCCTAAGGTGGCTACACAGGTCCGGCTACTTCAAGGACATTGCGGCGGTTGTGGCAAGCCACCAGGTCACATACCTGCGGCCCCTCTACTACTCGGAGGAACCTGCACTGGTGACAGTCGCGCCGATCCTGGTGCGGCGGGGGAGCTTCGACCTTCGCCACGTCATCCGGGACGCAGGCGAGTCAGAGGTGGCCCGAGCCACGACAAGGCTTGTGCTCATCGACCTGGAGACGCAGCGTCCCCAGTCGCTCCCAGACGGGCTCAGCAGTTTTCTTGGGTCGAGGATCTAG
- a CDS encoding response regulator: MISIGIADDDALVRRTLADLLARNEDVSVTWNAKDGQEALGYIRSPEVPAVQAVLLDIHMPQPDGLTLATTLQDEAPDLAVLILTTFVNDSIIERAMAAGVRGFVAKEDGITSLARTIRQVVDGNLVLSPTSSTFVTRRYQADQPDQADQPDTTPSPGTTPQPSSEAFPEVRLSEREQEVLALLVDALSNKQIASQLTLSEATVKTHVSTIIAKLGVPDRVGAAVYALRHNLV; the protein is encoded by the coding sequence ATGATCAGTATCGGCATTGCGGACGACGACGCCCTGGTACGCCGCACCCTGGCTGATCTCCTCGCCAGGAACGAGGACGTCTCCGTGACCTGGAACGCGAAAGACGGCCAGGAGGCCCTCGGGTACATACGCTCCCCAGAGGTCCCCGCGGTCCAGGCGGTCCTCCTGGACATCCACATGCCTCAACCAGACGGCCTCACCCTGGCCACCACCCTCCAGGACGAGGCCCCTGACCTGGCCGTCCTCATACTCACCACCTTTGTCAACGACTCCATTATTGAGCGGGCTATGGCCGCAGGGGTACGTGGCTTCGTGGCCAAGGAGGACGGCATCACCTCCTTAGCACGCACCATCCGGCAGGTTGTTGACGGCAACCTCGTCTTGTCGCCGACGTCGTCGACCTTCGTCACCAGGCGCTACCAGGCCGACCAGCCTGACCAGGCTGACCAGCCTGACACCACCCCATCACCCGGCACCACCCCCCAGCCCTCCTCCGAGGCCTTCCCTGAGGTCAGGCTCTCTGAGCGTGAGCAGGAGGTGCTGGCACTCCTTGTGGACGCCCTGAGCAACAAGCAGATCGCCAGCCAGCTCACGCTCAGCGAGGCGACGGTCAAGACCCACGTGTCCACGATCATCGCCAAACTGGGCGTCCCGGACCGGGTGGGTGCCGCTGTCTACGCGCTGCGGCACAACCTCGTCTGA